ATAGCATTGTGATCGTGATGGCCTTGCTGCTGCTGGGGGCCGAAGCCGGCTTGACGGCGGAGACCAAGGGCAGCGACAGTGCCGATATTTCCATCCGTTCGGCGCGGGTCGAGACGGTGCGGGCGCGGCTGGCCACGGTGTCGTCGCCCAGCGCCTCGGCCACCATGCTGGACGCCGATGATCTGCTGCGCCAGTTGAAGGCGGCACCCGCCGACAAGCGCGCGGCCCTGGCGGCACAACTGGATGCGGCCTTGACCCGGGCCGAGCTGGAAATCGACATGGCCAACCGGCCCAAGTAAGCTCTTCAAAGGGATAAGATCCCTTTGATCCCATTGGGTTATGGGCTAGCAGCCACCCTGCAACACAAAAGGCCATCCGGGCTGCCCCGAATGGCCTTTTGTTCACTCACCGATCGATTGATCAGGCGGCATTCTTCTTCTTTTTCAGCAGTTCCAGGATTTCACCGGCGGCTTTGGGGATGTTGGTCCCTGGGCCGTAGACGGCGGCAACGCCGGCCTTGTACAGGAAGTCGTAATCCTGCTGCGGAATGACGCCGCCGGTGACCACCATGACGTCGCCGGCGCCCTGCGCCTTCAACTCGGCAATCAGCTGCGGTACCAAGGTCTTGTGCCCGGCGGCCAGCGACGAGGCGGCGACGATGTGCACGTCGTTCTCGACGGCTTGGCGGGCGGCTTCGTCCGGGGTCTGGAACAGCGGACCGACGTCGACGTCGAAACCGATATCGGCGAAAGCGGTGGCGATCACCTTGGCGCCGCGGTCGTGGCCGTCCTGGCCCATCTTGACCACCAGCATGCGCGGACGGCGGCCTTCTTCACGGGCGAAGGCGTCGATATCGGCCTTCAGCTTGGCGAAACCGTCATCGTCCTTGTAGACGCCGCCATAGACACCGGAAATGGTGCGGTTGACGGCGCGGTGACGGGTGAAGGCCTTTTCCATGGCATCCGAGATCTCGCCGACGGTGGCCCGGGCCCGGGTGGCGATGACGGCCAGTTCCAGCAGATTGCCTTCACCGGTCTCAGCGGCCTGGGTCAGGGCGGCCAGGGCAGCGTCGACCTTGGCCTGATCGCGGCTGGCCTTGACCTGCTTCAGCCGCGCGATCTGCGCGTCCCGCACCATGGCGTTGTCCACATCCAGGATCTCGATGGGGGTTTCTTCCGCCGGCTGGTACTTGTTGACGCCGACCACCACTTCCTCGCCCCGGTCGATACGGGCTTGGCGGCGGGCAGCGGCTTCCTCGATCTTCATCTTGGGCATGCCGGATTCGACCGCCTTGGTCATGCCGCCCAGTTCTTCCACTTCCTGGATCAGCTTCCAGGCTTCCTCGGCCAAGGCGTTGGTCAGGCTTTCCACGTAATAGGAGCCGGCCAGCGGATCGATCACGTTGGGGATGCCGGTTTCTTCCTGGATGATCAGCTGGGTATTGCGGGCGATACGGGCCGAGAACGGGGTCGGCAACGCAATGGCCTCGTCCAGCGCATTGGTGTGCAACGACTGGGTGCCGCCGAGGACGGCGGCCATGGCCTCGATGGTGGTGCGGATGACGTTGTTATAGGCATCCTTTTCCGTCAGCGACACGCCCGAGGTTTGGCAGTGAGTGCGCAGCGCCATGGAAGACGGCTTTTGCGGATCGAACTGCTTGATGATACGGGCCCACAACAGGCGACCGGCACGCATCTTGGCGATTTCCATGAAGAAATTCATGCCGATGGCCCAGAAGAACGAAAGCCGGCCAGCGAAATCGTCGATCTTCAGGCCGCGGCCTTGGGCGGCACGCACATATTCCAGACCGTCGGCCAGGGTGAAGGCCAGTTCCTGCACGGCGGTGGCGCCGGCTTCCTGCATGTGATAGCCGGAAATGGAAATGGAATTGAACTTGGGCATGTTCTTCGAGGTGTACTCGATGATGTCGGCGATGATCCGCATGCTGGGGGCCGGCGGATAGATATAGGTGTTGCGGACCATGAACTCCTTCAGGATGTCGTTCTGGATGGTGCCCGACAATTGGTCCTGGGAAACGCCCTGCTCCTCGGCGGCGACGATATAGCCGGCCAGCACGGGAAGAACGGCGCCGTTCATGGTCATGGACACACTCATCTTGTCGAGCGGAATGCCGTCGAACAGAATCTTCATGTCCTCGACCGAATCGATGGCGACGCCGGCCTTGCCCACATCGCCGACCACGCGCGGATGGTCGCTGTCATAACCGCGATGGGTGGCCAGGTCGAAGGCGACCGAGATGCCCTGCTGACCGGCGGCCAGATTCTTGCGGTAGAACTTGTTGGATTCCTCGGCGGTGGAGAAGCCGGCGTATTGGCGCACCGTCCACGGCTTGGCCGCATACATGGTGGCGCGCGGCCCGCGCAGGAAGGGCGGGAAACCGGGCAGGGTGTCCAGTTCTTCCAGGCCTTCCAGGTCGGCGGCGGTGTAAAGCGGCTTGACCTTGATGCCCTCGGGGGTGTCCCAGGTCAGGGTTTCCGGCGACTTGCCCTTCAAATCCTTGGACGCCAGGGCATCCCAATCGGCGAGGGTCTTTTTCGCGAACTCGGTCATCTTTTCCTCCAGAAACCTTATGATCTCAACCCCGAGAGGGCCGGAGTATAGCCCCGCCATAAGGTTTAGTCCATTGCTGGACAATCAACTAGGGCCATGAAATCGCACTCAAAAAATCGGTAATTCGGTCACGGACTGCCGCTTTGCCGCCGCACCGTCCGGTTGGGCTGGGGCCATGCGGTGCTTGACCTGGGGGTGGGCTTTGCGTTTCCATCTGGGGCCATGGCTTTTCTTGATCACATCGATGCCTGCAATCGTCACGATCTCAACCGCTTCCGCCCCTTCATCGTCGGCGGGCGGCAGGTGGGGTGGGTGCGCGGTGACATCGCCTGGCATCTGGAGGAATACGAGGCGGTTTTTGCCGTCACCCCCGATGCCGTCCATCTTCAGCGCCACCTGAGCGAACCGGAGGCGCGCTCGCAAGCGGTGGATCAGGTGTGCCGGGCTTTGCACGCCAAATGGCAGACGCCCCCCTTGCGCGGCGAACGTTATCGTGTCGCCCGCACCTGGGGGGAAGAACCGGTGATGACCATGGATCGCGGCGTGGTCAGCCTGTTCGGGGTGCGCGCCTTCGGCGTTCACGTCAACGGCTTCGTCCGTGACGGCGAGCGGCTGAAATTGTGGGTGGCCAAGCGGGCACCGGAACGGGCCGTGGCCCCGGGTAAGCTGGACAATCTGATCGCTGGCGGCCAGCCCGCCCATCTGTCGTTGCGTGACAACCTGATCAAGGAAGCGGCGGAAGAAGCCGACGTGCCGGCGGCCTTGGCCCAGACCGCCCGCCCGGTGGGCGTGATCTCCTATTGCGTCGAGGACCAATGGGGGCTGAAGCCCGATGTCATGTTCTGCTATGACCTGGAACTGCCCCCTGACTTCACCCCGCGCAACACCGATGGCGAGGTGGAAAGCTTCGCCCTGATGGAGGTGGACGAGGTGATGGCCCGCATCCGCGACACCCAGGATTTCAAGGCCAACGTCAATCTGGTGATCCTGGATTTCCTCATCCGCCACGGCGTGTTGTGCCCGGACAACGAGCCCGATTACGCAGCCATCGCCCATGGGCTGAAGCGGGGCTGGTAACGCGCAACAAATCCCTTGTGCGGCGCAGTATGACGCATCATTATTGCGCCCCACACCGGTTTCCCCGCAAGAGGATTGCGCATCATGAGCATCAAGCCGCCCAGGAAGTTCTTCGAGCCGTTGGCCATCGGCGCCCCTGCGCCCTATCGCGAATTGCCGGTGCGGCTGGAACGCATGATCCATTTCTTCCCGCCGCATGTGGAAAAGATGCGGGCCAAGGCGGGGGACATGGCCAAGAACGTCGACGTTCTGCTCGGCAATCTGGAAGATGCCATCCCCGCCGATGCCAAGGAAGCGGCGCGCGCCGGTTTCGTCGAGGTGGCCCGCGCCTGGGACCCGGCTTGCGGCACCGGCCTGTGGACCCGCGTCAATTGCCTGAACTCGCCCTGGTTCCTCGACGACGTCACCACCTTGGTGGCCGAGGCCGGCAACAAGCTGGATGTGATCATGCTGCCCAAGGTGGAAGGCCCGTGGGACATCCATTACCTGGATCAGCTGCTGGCCCAGTTGGAAGCCAAGCATGGCGTCAGCAAGCCGATCATGATCCATGCCATCCTGGAAACGGCGCTGGGGGTGGAAAACGTCGCCGCCATCGCCCAAGCCAGCCCCCGCATGCACGGCATGAGCCTGGGTCCGGCCGATCTGGCGGCCAGCCGCGGCATGAAGACCACCCGCGTCGGCGGTGGTCATCCGTTCTATGGTGTTCTCGAAGACGCCAAAAATGATGCCCCGCGCACCTTGTTCCAGCAGGATTTGTGGCATTACACCGTGGCCAAGATGGTTGATGCCTGCCAATCCGCCGGCATCAAGGCGTTCTATGGCCCGTTCGGCGATTTCTCCGACAGCCCGGCCTGTGAGGCGCAGTTCCGCAACGCCTTCCTGCTGGGTTGCGCCGGCGCCTGGAGCCTGCACCCCAACCAGATCGACATCGCCAAGAAGGTGTTCAGCCCCGATGTCGGCGAAGTGCTGTTCGCCAAGAAAATCCTGGACGCCATGCCCGACGGCACCGGCGCGGTGATGATCGACGGCAAGATGCAGGACGACGCCACCTGGAAGCAGGCCAAGGTCATCGTCGATCTGGCCCGCGTCGTCGCCGCCAAGGACCCGGTGATGGCCGCTCAATACGGTCTGTAGAAACCCTTGATTGAAGAACGGGGCGGGCAATTGTCCGCCCTGTTTTTTTTGCCCGCATCACGGGTTGCTGCGATGCGGAAATATCACAATTCAACACTGCAATTTTATTTATCGAGATGGTAATACCGTAACTGGGTATGGGCGTGGACTGGTTATGAAAGGGTGGCGCATGGTCGCTGCTTTAACCGATGCCATGGCGCTGTCCCGGCCCACGGATCAGATCGTTGACGCCTTGAAGGGCGAAATGTCTGCCATTTTCCGGCGCGAGATTCCGGCCTTGGCCAAGCTCGATGCCGGCCCCGGCATCTATGAAGCGGCCATGAACGATCCGGAAATCCTGGATTCCTGCTTCACCCTGTTCCGCACCCGTCCGGAATTGTTCACCGATTCGGTGATCGATGCCCAGCGTCAGCCGGTGCGTGAGATGGACGGTCTTCTATGGTGCGGCCGCACCCTGGGCGAGGCGGTGGCACTGATCGTACGCGCCTCGGCCCGGCGGCATTTCCGCCGCAAGCTTGGCGCCAGCCGACGCGTACGCGAAACCCAGATCGACAAATTGCCGCTGTGGCGCAAACTGCTGGTGGCCATGGGACTGATCGAGCCGCCGCCCGACGTCACCCGCACCATCACCGGGGCGGGGGATTCCCTGTTCGCGGTGATCCGCGATTATTTGCGCTTCGACTGGCAGGCCCGGCTGATCCCCCATTACACCCCGTTGGAACCGGCCATGGTGGTGAAACTGGGGCCGCGCATCCTGGATATCCGCGAGCCGGCGGAACTGCGCGCCCTGGCCAGCCGCGAGGAGCGCGCCAACATGGCCGGTGGCGGTCAGCCCCTGCTGCTGGGCAATGCCAGCCGGCTGATCAAATCGTCGGGCGATACCATCGACGGCGAAATCCTGTGGAAGGTGTGCACCCAGATGGATCTGGGGCGGCTGTTCCCCGGCAGCGACAATGGTCGACTGCGCCGGGTGTTGGCCCACATCGCCGGCACCTCCACCGAGGCCATCGCCGCCATCATGCCGGTGCTGGGCGACGATATCCGCCTGTTCGTCACCTTCCTGTACGTGGCCTATGCCGAACTGGGCGAAGAGGATTACCGCCAAAGCTTCGGTGGCGGCGCCACACCTTGGATGGTGCGGCGCTATGCCGACCGGCTGGCGCAACTGGACGGCCTGCCGCCGCCGGCTTTCGAATCCATGCGCGACGTTTTCACCGGGGTGATCAAGGCCGGGGCGGGGAAGTGATCCCCCGCCCCGGATTTCTCAATGCACGCTGACCGGTTCCAACTCGTGCTGGATGATGGCGGCAAAGGCCAGATCGCGGCTGGGGGCGACGCCGATGGCGGTGCCGTCGGCGGAATGGATGGTCCAGCTGACCTGACTGTTTTCGACCACGCGCTTGACGAAAGCCAGTTCAGGCATGCCCCAGGAGGCGAAATCGGAAGCGCTCATGGGATAGAGCAGGGTGGAAAGGTCTTGCATGGTCGTACCTCCTATTGGCCGGTTCTCGGTCGGGAGCGCACGGAACGGACATCTTCGTCCGCCACGTCGATGGTGCGGGGGCCGGCGACCCGGTCACTGCCCACACTGGCGCCGTTGATGGGGATGGTCTTCACCCTGGGTTCAGGGCGGGGTCGGTACAGGTCGATATGCAGCAGGCCGTTGTCCAAGGTGGCGGATTGCACCTCGATACCCTCGGCCAGCACGAAGGCGCGTTGAAACTGACGGGCGGCGATGCCGCGATGCAGAAAAATACGCGACGGGTCATCCTCGGCCTGACGGCCGCGGATGATCAATTGGTTGTCTTCCAGACCCACCGCCAGATCATCCATGGAAAAGCCGGCCACCGCCAAGGTGATGCGCAGGCCGTTTTCACCGATCTGTTCGATGTTGTAGGGGGGATAGCCTTCACCCTGACTTTTGGCGACGCGGTCGAGCACGCGCTCGAAATGGTCGAAACCCAACAAGAGCGGGCTGTTGAAGGCGGACATGCGGCTCATGGTATCTCCTCCTCTGGGGTGAGCGAGAGAGTGCTGAAATCTGGGCCCGTCATTCGGCGCCCGGTTCGGCGGCCCCTCCCCGTCAGGGGAAACCGGCACCGCCTTGATCTCATATGTTGGATGATAATCCCGCCTCGTCAAGATTCCGTGAATCATTCCTGCCGCAAAGCCGGCGCGGCGGGCAGGCGCAGGGCGGCGAAAGCCCCGGCAAAACCGGCGGCCAGGGCAGCGGTGATGCAGATGGCCAAGGTGGCCATGGTCAGGCCGGGCAAGAACACCCATTCGCCGCGCATGACATGGACGATGATCGCCCACGACGCCACACTGCCGAACAGGGCCGCCGACAGGCCGGTAACGGCGCCGATCAGCGAGAATTCCAGCATCCACGCCCGCCACAGCTCGCCCCGGGTGGCGCCCAGCACCTTCAGGATCACCGCTTCGCGCACCCGGCGGCGATGACCCGCCATCACCGCCCCGGCCAAGACCAGGGCACCGGCGGCCAGGGTGACCAAGCCGGCCAGCCGTACCGCCAGATCGGCATGGGCGATCATGGCGCGCACCTGGGTCAGGGCTTCCTTGACGCGGATGGCCGAGACGTTGGGTAGGGCATCGCTGACCGCCTTTTCCACCCGGGCTTCATCCGCTTCGTCGGCATGAACGGTGGCGATGTGGATGAAGGGAGCGCCGGCCAGGGCGTTGGGCGACAGGATCAGGGCAAAATTCATGTTGAGACTGGTCCATTCCACCTGACGCAGACTGGCCACTTTCAAAGTCA
This is a stretch of genomic DNA from Magnetospirillum gryphiswaldense MSR-1 v2. It encodes these proteins:
- a CDS encoding Hsp20 family protein, with translation MSRMSAFNSPLLLGFDHFERVLDRVAKSQGEGYPPYNIEQIGENGLRITLAVAGFSMDDLAVGLEDNQLIIRGRQAEDDPSRIFLHRGIAARQFQRAFVLAEGIEVQSATLDNGLLHIDLYRPRPEPRVKTIPINGASVGSDRVAGPRTIDVADEDVRSVRSRPRTGQ
- a CDS encoding HpcH/HpaI aldolase/citrate lyase family protein, encoding MSIKPPRKFFEPLAIGAPAPYRELPVRLERMIHFFPPHVEKMRAKAGDMAKNVDVLLGNLEDAIPADAKEAARAGFVEVARAWDPACGTGLWTRVNCLNSPWFLDDVTTLVAEAGNKLDVIMLPKVEGPWDIHYLDQLLAQLEAKHGVSKPIMIHAILETALGVENVAAIAQASPRMHGMSLGPADLAASRGMKTTRVGGGHPFYGVLEDAKNDAPRTLFQQDLWHYTVAKMVDACQSAGIKAFYGPFGDFSDSPACEAQFRNAFLLGCAGAWSLHPNQIDIAKKVFSPDVGEVLFAKKILDAMPDGTGAVMIDGKMQDDATWKQAKVIVDLARVVAAKDPVMAAQYGL
- a CDS encoding DUF1150 family protein — encoded protein: MQDLSTLLYPMSASDFASWGMPELAFVKRVVENSQVSWTIHSADGTAIGVAPSRDLAFAAIIQHELEPVSVH
- a CDS encoding DUF4743 domain-containing protein, coding for MAFLDHIDACNRHDLNRFRPFIVGGRQVGWVRGDIAWHLEEYEAVFAVTPDAVHLQRHLSEPEARSQAVDQVCRALHAKWQTPPLRGERYRVARTWGEEPVMTMDRGVVSLFGVRAFGVHVNGFVRDGERLKLWVAKRAPERAVAPGKLDNLIAGGQPAHLSLRDNLIKEAAEEADVPAALAQTARPVGVISYCVEDQWGLKPDVMFCYDLELPPDFTPRNTDGEVESFALMEVDEVMARIRDTQDFKANVNLVILDFLIRHGVLCPDNEPDYAAIAHGLKRGW
- the scpA gene encoding methylmalonyl-CoA mutase; its protein translation is MTEFAKKTLADWDALASKDLKGKSPETLTWDTPEGIKVKPLYTAADLEGLEELDTLPGFPPFLRGPRATMYAAKPWTVRQYAGFSTAEESNKFYRKNLAAGQQGISVAFDLATHRGYDSDHPRVVGDVGKAGVAIDSVEDMKILFDGIPLDKMSVSMTMNGAVLPVLAGYIVAAEEQGVSQDQLSGTIQNDILKEFMVRNTYIYPPAPSMRIIADIIEYTSKNMPKFNSISISGYHMQEAGATAVQELAFTLADGLEYVRAAQGRGLKIDDFAGRLSFFWAIGMNFFMEIAKMRAGRLLWARIIKQFDPQKPSSMALRTHCQTSGVSLTEKDAYNNVIRTTIEAMAAVLGGTQSLHTNALDEAIALPTPFSARIARNTQLIIQEETGIPNVIDPLAGSYYVESLTNALAEEAWKLIQEVEELGGMTKAVESGMPKMKIEEAAARRQARIDRGEEVVVGVNKYQPAEETPIEILDVDNAMVRDAQIARLKQVKASRDQAKVDAALAALTQAAETGEGNLLELAVIATRARATVGEISDAMEKAFTRHRAVNRTISGVYGGVYKDDDGFAKLKADIDAFAREEGRRPRMLVVKMGQDGHDRGAKVIATAFADIGFDVDVGPLFQTPDEAARQAVENDVHIVAASSLAAGHKTLVPQLIAELKAQGAGDVMVVTGGVIPQQDYDFLYKAGVAAVYGPGTNIPKAAGEILELLKKKKNAA